In Acidimicrobiales bacterium, a single window of DNA contains:
- a CDS encoding pyridoxamine 5'-phosphate oxidase family protein: protein MFEQTEPEFAERVRRLFDAGRHKTIATLRADGSPRISGIECQFTDGELRFGSMEGARKGEDLKRDPRFALHGPTFHPEEGKEGDWPGEAKIAGRAVQAPARTTDVAGAQPDGEMFTADIGEVVITGLNSGASKLVVESWTPVQGLRRLERD from the coding sequence GTGTTCGAGCAGACGGAGCCGGAATTCGCTGAACGGGTGCGGCGGCTGTTCGACGCCGGCCGCCACAAGACCATCGCGACGCTGCGCGCCGACGGTTCGCCACGAATCTCGGGCATTGAATGTCAGTTCACAGACGGCGAACTCCGCTTCGGTTCGATGGAGGGAGCGCGCAAGGGGGAGGATCTCAAACGGGATCCTCGCTTCGCGCTGCACGGCCCGACCTTCCATCCCGAGGAGGGCAAGGAGGGCGACTGGCCCGGTGAGGCGAAGATCGCGGGGCGAGCGGTCCAGGCGCCCGCGCGCACCACCGACGTTGCGGGGGCGCAACCCGACGGGGAGATGTTCACCGCCGACATCGGCGAGGTCGTCATCACCGGACTCAACAGCGGGGCCAGCAAGCTCGTGGTCGAGTCGTGGACGCCTGTGCAAGGACTCCGCCGGCTCGAGCGGGACTAA
- a CDS encoding RidA family protein, translated as MPEIRGEPSARSVAMVLWRPASNSRRTRSANSGSVCSNTSHAGTGQTICGRCHRHLLAGAGVACRTWSVAAQPAGSAGRRGPQRAEPSGDENGAMRDRIASGSPFEESIGFSRALRVGDRVLVSGTAPIWPDGSCDPDVEVQARRCFEIIAAALGDAGAEVRDVVRTRMFITDAAHAEAVGRAHDAVFGDVRPAATMVVVSALLDPRWHVEIEAEAVVGDGSPGLGPTVS; from the coding sequence ATGCCCGAGATTCGTGGCGAACCGTCGGCGCGCAGCGTCGCGATGGTCTTGTGGCGGCCGGCGTCGAACAGCCGCCGCACCCGTTCAGCGAATTCCGGCTCCGTCTGCTCGAACACCTCCCACGCCGGCACGGGCCAGACAATATGCGGGAGGTGCCACCGCCATCTCCTCGCCGGCGCAGGGGTCGCATGCAGGACGTGGTCGGTCGCGGCGCAGCCAGCCGGTTCAGCCGGGCGGCGCGGGCCGCAACGCGCGGAGCCGAGTGGCGACGAGAATGGCGCGATGAGGGATCGGATTGCTTCAGGTTCTCCCTTCGAGGAGTCGATCGGGTTCAGTCGCGCGCTACGGGTCGGCGACCGAGTGCTCGTCTCCGGAACCGCTCCGATCTGGCCCGACGGCTCGTGCGACCCGGACGTGGAGGTGCAAGCGAGGCGGTGCTTCGAGATCATCGCCGCGGCACTGGGCGACGCGGGTGCCGAGGTGCGCGACGTGGTCCGAACGCGCATGTTCATCACCGATGCGGCACATGCCGAGGCCGTCGGTCGCGCGCACGACGCCGTGTTCGGCGACGTCCGGCCCGCCGCCACGATGGTGGTCGTCTCGGCTCTCCTCGACCCTCGGTGGCACGTGGAGATCGAGGCAGAGGCCGTCGTCGGTGACGGGAGCCCCGGCCTCGGACCCACCGTCAGCTGA